One Micromonospora sp. WMMD1120 genomic region harbors:
- a CDS encoding HAD-IA family hydrolase translates to MARERATALLLDLDGVVRRFDPAVAAGVEREYGLDEGVLTEIAMQWGRLRPVLTGQVTHAEWVSSVADALAGPAGGPDRARAAVEQWQRYRGEVDTAVLDLVREVRAAGITVGLGTNATDLLDADLAALDLVGEFDVVVNSSALGVHKPAPEYFRAACTALATPPARVLFVDDEDWAVRGARAAGLSAHRWGGAADLRYLRAALDH, encoded by the coding sequence GTGGCTCGGGAACGCGCGACGGCGCTCCTGCTGGATCTGGACGGCGTGGTGCGCCGGTTCGACCCGGCGGTGGCCGCCGGGGTGGAGCGGGAGTACGGCCTCGACGAGGGGGTGCTCACCGAGATCGCCATGCAGTGGGGTCGACTCCGGCCGGTGCTCACCGGCCAGGTCACCCACGCCGAGTGGGTGAGCAGTGTGGCCGACGCGCTGGCCGGGCCGGCCGGCGGCCCGGACCGGGCCCGCGCCGCTGTCGAGCAGTGGCAGCGCTACCGGGGCGAGGTGGACACCGCCGTGCTCGACCTCGTCCGCGAGGTGCGCGCCGCGGGGATCACCGTCGGTCTGGGCACCAACGCCACCGACCTGCTCGACGCCGATCTGGCCGCCCTCGATCTGGTCGGCGAGTTCGACGTGGTGGTCAACTCCTCGGCGCTGGGCGTGCACAAGCCCGCCCCGGAATACTTCCGGGCCGCCTGCACGGCGCTGGCCACCCCGCCGGCCCGGGTCCTCTTCGTCGACGACGAGGACTGGGCCGTCCGGGGCGCGCGGGCCGCCGGGCTGTCGGCGCACCGATGGGGCGGCGCCGCCGACCTCCGCTACCTGCGGGCGGCCCTCGACCACTGA
- a CDS encoding DinB family protein, with translation MTTWRAPEIDRRHEPLVAGERAMLEGWLDYHRDTLLLKCAGLTEEQLRTPSVEPSGLTLLGLVRHMAEVEAWWFRENFAGQTVDYPYFTPETPDADHDVSDADAEADFATFHREVALARDATAGHSLDETFTEVGAKKRTFNLRWVYVHMIEEYARHNGHADLIRERIDGVTGD, from the coding sequence ATGACGACGTGGAGAGCACCCGAGATTGACCGCAGACACGAGCCGCTGGTCGCCGGCGAGCGCGCCATGCTGGAGGGCTGGCTCGACTACCACCGCGACACCCTGCTGCTCAAGTGCGCCGGCCTGACCGAGGAGCAGCTGCGCACGCCGAGCGTCGAGCCGTCCGGGCTGACCCTGCTCGGCCTGGTCCGGCACATGGCCGAGGTGGAGGCCTGGTGGTTCCGGGAGAACTTCGCCGGCCAGACGGTCGACTACCCGTACTTCACCCCCGAGACGCCGGACGCCGACCACGACGTCAGCGACGCCGACGCCGAGGCCGACTTCGCCACCTTCCACCGCGAGGTGGCGCTGGCCCGCGACGCCACCGCCGGCCACTCGCTCGACGAGACGTTCACCGAGGTCGGCGCGAAGAAGCGCACCTTCAACCTGCGCTGGGTGTACGTGCACATGATCGAGGAGTACGCCCGGCACAACGGGCACGCCGACCTGATCCGGGAACGCATCGACGGCGTCACCGGCGACTGA
- a CDS encoding universal stress protein — protein sequence MSVGAPDREEYGPRTRPLPFERGTDGPRVIMVGVDGTRTSERAGSYAAGLARRQGAALVVVYVSSASGLTALVPGMDAGAVQRANDELADELRRECRRGAEQWGIPLTLLVRRGDAYGELCAAADEFQADMLVVGASEQAGHRLVGSVATRLVRTGRWPVVVVP from the coding sequence ATGAGCGTGGGAGCACCGGACCGCGAGGAGTACGGCCCCCGGACCCGACCGCTGCCGTTCGAGCGCGGCACCGACGGTCCCCGGGTGATCATGGTGGGCGTCGACGGCACCCGCACCTCCGAGCGGGCCGGCTCCTACGCCGCCGGCCTGGCCCGTCGGCAGGGCGCCGCCCTGGTGGTGGTCTACGTCAGTTCGGCGAGCGGGCTGACCGCCCTGGTGCCCGGGATGGACGCCGGCGCGGTCCAACGCGCCAACGACGAGCTGGCCGACGAGCTGCGCCGGGAGTGCCGGCGGGGCGCCGAGCAGTGGGGCATCCCGCTGACCCTGCTGGTCCGGCGCGGTGACGCGTACGGCGAGCTGTGCGCGGCGGCCGACGAGTTCCAGGCCGACATGCTGGTGGTGGGCGCCTCCGAGCAGGCCGGCCACCGGCTGGTCGGCTCGGTGGCCACCCGGCTGGTTCGCACCGGCCGCTGGCCGGTCGTCGTGGTGCCCTGA
- a CDS encoding MDR family MFS transporter yields MSQATVPTRAAAVDMTHRQILEALSGLLLGLFVAILSSTVISNALPRIITELHGGQSAYTWVVTSALLATTATTPIWGKLADLTSKKTLVQLALGIYVLGSVLAGLAQGTGELIACRVLQGVGAGGLTALAQVIMATMISPRERGRYSGYLGAVMAVGTIGGPLIGGVIVDTSWLGWRWCFYVGVPFAIIALIVLQKTLHLPVVKRKAQIDWWGATLITAAVSLLLIWVSLAGDQYAWVSWQTAAMVIGAVLLGALAIRVETRAAEPMIPPRLFRNRTITLAVVASIAVGVGMFGASIFLGQYFQISRGQSPTMSGLMTLPMILGLLVASTVIGRVITKTGRWKRYLVTGSVLLTVGFALMGTLRADTNFMLLSVYMALIGVGLGMTMQNLVLAVQNTVGAHELGAASSVVAFFRSLGGAIGVSALGAVLAHKVKDYTADGLAQLGIPASNSGSGGTLPDVHTLPGPLRAVVESAYGHGAGDIFLAATPFALIALIAVLFIKEVPLRQHNSDPVSTEVERESTVAAGAGAAVLRTGEQR; encoded by the coding sequence ATGAGCCAGGCCACAGTCCCGACCCGGGCGGCCGCCGTCGACATGACCCACCGGCAGATCCTGGAAGCGCTCTCCGGGTTGTTGTTGGGCCTGTTCGTCGCGATCCTCTCGTCCACGGTCATCTCGAACGCGCTGCCGCGCATCATCACCGAACTGCACGGCGGCCAGTCCGCGTACACCTGGGTGGTGACCTCGGCCCTGCTCGCGACCACCGCGACCACCCCCATCTGGGGCAAACTAGCCGATCTGACCAGCAAGAAGACCCTCGTTCAACTCGCCCTGGGGATCTACGTGCTGGGCTCGGTGCTGGCCGGTCTCGCCCAGGGCACCGGTGAGCTGATCGCCTGCCGGGTGCTCCAGGGCGTCGGCGCAGGCGGCCTCACCGCGCTGGCTCAGGTGATCATGGCCACGATGATCTCGCCGCGCGAGCGGGGCCGCTACAGCGGCTACCTCGGCGCGGTGATGGCCGTCGGCACCATCGGCGGTCCGCTGATCGGTGGCGTGATCGTCGACACCTCCTGGCTCGGCTGGCGCTGGTGCTTCTACGTCGGCGTGCCGTTCGCCATCATCGCGCTGATCGTGCTGCAGAAGACCCTGCACCTGCCGGTGGTCAAGCGGAAGGCGCAGATCGACTGGTGGGGCGCCACCCTGATCACCGCGGCCGTCTCGTTGCTGCTGATCTGGGTCTCGCTCGCCGGCGACCAGTACGCCTGGGTCTCCTGGCAGACCGCCGCCATGGTCATCGGGGCGGTGCTCCTCGGCGCGCTGGCGATCCGGGTCGAGACACGCGCCGCCGAGCCGATGATCCCGCCCCGGCTGTTCCGCAACCGCACCATCACCCTCGCCGTCGTCGCGAGCATCGCGGTCGGCGTCGGCATGTTCGGCGCGTCGATCTTCCTCGGTCAGTACTTCCAGATCAGCCGTGGCCAGAGCCCGACGATGTCCGGCCTGATGACCCTGCCGATGATCCTCGGCCTGCTGGTCGCCTCCACGGTGATCGGGCGGGTGATCACCAAGACCGGCCGCTGGAAGCGGTACCTGGTGACCGGCTCGGTGCTGCTCACCGTCGGCTTCGCCCTGATGGGCACGCTGCGCGCGGACACCAACTTCATGCTGCTCAGCGTCTACATGGCGCTGATCGGCGTCGGCCTGGGCATGACCATGCAGAACCTGGTCCTCGCCGTGCAGAACACGGTGGGCGCGCACGAACTCGGCGCGGCCAGCTCGGTGGTGGCGTTCTTCCGCAGCCTCGGCGGCGCGATCGGCGTCTCCGCCCTCGGCGCGGTGCTGGCCCACAAGGTCAAGGACTACACCGCCGACGGGCTGGCCCAGCTCGGCATCCCCGCGTCCAACTCCGGCAGCGGCGGCACCCTGCCCGACGTGCACACCCTGCCGGGCCCGCTGCGCGCGGTGGTGGAGAGCGCGTACGGCCACGGTGCCGGCGACATCTTCCTGGCGGCCACCCCGTTCGCGCTGATCGCGCTGATCGCGGTGCTCTTCATCAAGGAGGTGCCGCTGCGGCAGCACAACAGCGACCCGGTCTCCACCGAGGTCGAGCGGGAGTCGACGGTCGCCGCCGGCGCTGGCGCGGCGGTGCTCCGAACCGGCGAGCAGAGGTGA
- a CDS encoding MarR family transcriptional regulator gives MDEHLPEPIRAVEHELTALLRRGRAVSWEIAREVHPNLEPNTYGLLLWLRRSGSIRLTELAARLGVGKGTLSRQINALEVLGLVHRDPDPSDRRAAQISLTEEGQRRFDVARAARLGEFLRALNGWPERDLEELARLLGRLNDSWG, from the coding sequence GTGGATGAGCACCTGCCGGAGCCGATCCGCGCGGTCGAGCACGAGTTGACCGCGCTACTGCGTCGTGGCCGGGCGGTCTCCTGGGAGATCGCCCGGGAGGTCCACCCGAATCTCGAGCCGAACACGTACGGGCTGCTGCTCTGGTTGCGGCGCAGCGGGTCGATCCGGTTGACCGAGTTGGCGGCGCGGCTGGGTGTGGGCAAGGGGACGCTGAGCCGGCAGATCAACGCGCTGGAGGTCCTCGGCCTGGTGCACCGCGACCCCGATCCGAGTGACCGTCGGGCCGCGCAGATCAGCCTGACCGAGGAGGGGCAGCGCCGGTTCGACGTCGCCCGCGCGGCCCGGTTGGGTGAGTTCCTCCGCGCCCTCAACGGGTGGCCGGAGCGGGACCTTGAGGAGCTGGCCCGGCTGCTCGGCCGGCTCAACGACTCCTGGGGCTGA